The following DNA comes from Candidatus Polarisedimenticolia bacterium.
CCGTGGTGGTGCCACCCCTTCATGGCGGCGCGCAGGGTGGATCCTTCGTACGACTCGCCCGGCAGGTCGTCGTAACGCCGGGCCATCTCGTACAGCATGCGCGGACTGGCCAGCATTTCCGGCCTGGGCCGGAATACCGGCGACTTCGGCGATCCGGGTTTCGCGCCACGATTCCGGCGCTGGGGGATGCCATCCTTCGCTGCCGCCAGCGGGGCGCAATCGCGGGTGCGCCGGGACAAGCTGGCGTTGATGACGGCGGCCAGCGCGAAGCCGACGCAGGCCCCTTCCGTCTTCTGGTCGAGGATGATGCGCCCGCGGTCCACTCTCGGGTCCACATATTCGGGGAGCAGTGCCAGGGAGGGGATGTAACGGTGATCGCGCGAGTCGACGTCGTCCTGGCAGACGTCGAGGGTGCGGTACGGCGCGGCCTTGCCCAATCCGAGCGACCTGATTTCCCGCATCTTCCCCTCCCTGGTGAGGCCTTCAGAACATCGGGCCGCGCTTGACGGCGGTGGATCCGTAGAGCCGCGGGTTTTGCGGATAGACCCCGGTCGGCAGGTGGGTGCGGATACCATGCATCCACTGCATCGGTGTCTCGGGCTTCTTGTCCAGCTCCTTGAGCGCCCAGTAGGTGAAGGCACCATTGGGACGGCCGCCGAAGTTGGCGTCGTAGCTGAACTGCACATCCTGGCAGGCCGCCGCCAGCAGAGCCGGGTATTTCTGCCGGGTAGAGTGGCCGATCAGGGCGACCCGGCGCGCAGCGTGGATCTCGTCCTTCGACTTCAGGAAGGTCTCCGGTGGCAGGAATCTTGCCTTCGGCTGGTTCGCGAATTCCGGTCCCAAGGGAGCAAACCTCGACACCGTCCCGGAATGGCAGGAATCCGAGATGAAGTGGAGGCGCACGCCGTCGGCCTTCTTCGCGAAGATATCGGCCAGATCATCGTCCAGCAGGTAGTGGTTCTGGCTGATGTCGTATGGGCAGAGCATCTCATCGCGTCCGTCGGCATCATCGCCGTCGTCGTCCGGAATCCATGAGCCATGGCCGGAGTAGGTGAAGACGAGGGAATCGCCCTTGGCACCGCCGGTTACCAGCTTGGTCAGCTCCGACACCATATTGGCCCGCGTCGCCTTGTCGTCCAGCAGCATGGTGATGTCATACCCGCGTGTCTTGAGGGCGGCCGCCCAGTCCTTGGCGTCGTTGACGCAGCCGGACAGGTCGTTCGCCGTCCCCGGGTAGTTGTTGATTCCCACGCACAGTGCCTTCCTGGACATTGCTTCTCCTTTCGAACGGCCTTCCGGCCGCAACCTCGTGGACGGATCGCGACGCTCCCGGGAGTAGCGATCCGCAGGTCGCCCGTCCCGGCCGCAAAGCCTTCGCGAATCCGGAGATACATGCTCTGATCTGTAATAACGCGTAGACCGTCGAATCCGCACGGCCCGGAATACATCTTTCTTGCTGGGATGGACTTAAGAGATGGCCGCCGAAGGGCGCAGCCCAATTGTCGAATCAGACCGCTGCCCGGCGGAGAGTGAGGTCATCATGGGGTCGAGAAGAGCCTGCTATTTCCCCGTGCCGCGCACCAGGAGAAGGATTTCGCGCACCTCGCCGGTGGCGGTAAGGATCGGATCGGCCCAGATTCTCAGGCGCCGGGTCTCCGATCCTCCCATATCGAGGTCGACGACCCGTGGATCCTGGCGCGCCTGGGCGGACAGAGCCGCCTTCAGCAGCTCCGAGAAGTCTTCCTCCACCAGGAGGCCGGCGATGCGGGCGTCATCGGCCCCTTCGGGCGGGGACCCGAGCAGATCGCGCGCCTGGTCGCTCACGAAGCTGGGATGCATCTGATCATCCACCAGGACGATGCCGGTCTCCAGGTTTTCCACCAGGGTCTCGAGACGCTGCTCGGCGCGGAGCATCCGCTCGCTCTTCAGCTCGTCGAAGGTGCGGAGATGGCGCAGGACCCGGTTCAGGTGTACCGCCAGGCTGCCGACCTCGTCGCGCCCGGTCTCCAGCGTCGCGACGTCCAGGTCGCCGCGCTCCGCCTGCTGCAGCACGTGGGTGATGCGCCGGAGCGAGCGGACGACGCGCGAGGGCAGATACAGGACGAGCGAGATGCAGACGATCCCGGTCAGGAGGATCGTCGTGAGGAGGTTGCGGCGCGCCCGGTTGCTCAGGACGTCGACGTGGCCGCGGTGCTCTTCGACGTGCGCCGCCGCCCGCTCCTCGATGTCATGCGCGATGGCTCCGATGCGCTCGCGGATCCGGATCAGGTCCTGGAGGATGCGGGCCCGATCGGGATCGCGCTCCTGGGCCGTCTCGACGAGCGTCTCCGCCAGCGAAGTAGTAGTGTGGCGCATCAGCTCGAGCACGTGGCGGCGGGCCTGCGGGTCGCGCTCGCTCACGGAGCGCTCCTTGAGGGCGCGCAGCCGGTCCGCGATGCGCGCCAGGTTCTGCTCCAGCTCCGGGATTGCTTCCGGCCCGGCGGCAGGGCCGGCGTAGAGATCGGCCAGGCGGGTGAGAGTCAGGTTGTACTCGGCCGCCAGGTCGCGCACCGCGCCGTAGCCGGTGTCCTGGCCTCCGAGGTGCGGCAGCCCCTCCAGCGGCGTCTGCGCGATCTCGTCCATGGCGCGGCGGCTCTGCTCCAGGTAGCTCTCGTCCCGCAGCAGCACGTAGGCCACCTCGTTCTCGGCCACCTCGTCGAGGCGCGCCGCGATCGAGCGCGTGGTCTCGACGATCTGGGCGTCGATCTCGGTGATCGACTGGACGTCGTCGAGAATGCCGTTGAGGTAGAACAGGGAGAGCCCGGTGACCGGCATGAGAACGAGGAAGGAGAAGAGGATGGCGAGGGAGACCTTGCTCCGCAGCGAAAGGCGGCGCTCGATCTCCCGGGTCCGTACCGGGATCTTCAGAAAGCTGCTGGGACCGCGCGGCGCGACGATGGGTCTCCTCCCGGCGAAGCCGAGGCGGTCACCTCAGGGCGAGGGTCTCCAGGATCTGCGCGGCATCCTCGCAGGCGTCGGTGGCGCGGTGGATCGACTCCAGGATTTCGCGGGCCTTGAGGAGCCGGATCGGATCGGGCTCCTGGCGGAAGAGCCGGCGCATCGCCTCCTGGAAGACCCGGTCGGCTTCGACCTCCAGCCGGTGGACGGCGACGCACAGCTCGCGCACGCGCTGGCTCTGGCCGATCGCCCGGATGGCGGTCTGAATCTCGAGGGTCTGCTGCCGGAGAATTTGGGCCAGCTCGGAGGCCCCGTGAACTCGATCCTGCAATCCGAAAAAGATCGCCTTGTCGGCGATGCCGTGCGCCTGGTCGATGATGCCGTCGATGGTGGCGACGAGCTGGCGAAGATCCCAGTCGTGCACCAGATCCAGGCCCGTGGCGGCGGGATGCCCGCTCCGCTCCTGGGCCGGTAGCGCCAGCCCGGCCGAGCGCGGGCGCGACGCGGTCTGGCCGCTGATCGGCTCCTCGGTCACCCGGACCAGCATGGCCGCCGCGGCGCTCGCGTTCTCGGCGAGCGCCTGGAACGTCTGGATGAACTCGCCTCCCGTCTCTCCGGTGATGCCCATTCGTCCCCCCTGGATGAATTCCCCGCGAATGAGTGCTGTCTAGGAAGCCTCGCCGCGCGCCAGCCGCTCGATATTCTCGTCGCTCCCCACCACCACGAGCACGTCGTCCTCCTCCAGGACGTCGGTGGGCTTCGGAAGGTCGTTGATCTGGATCTGGTAGGCATTCTTCCCCTCCGGAGTCACGAAGGGGATGCGCTTCTGGATGGCGATGATGTTCACTCCATACGCCTGCCGGAAGTTGAGCTTGCCGATCGTCTGCCCGATGAACTCGGGGCGCGGCACCACTTCCGCCAGGCTGTGGCCCGTGGCCAGGGCGAACTGCTCCTGGATGGCGGGAGCGATGATGCTGCGCGCCACCTGCTCGCCCATCTGCTCCTCCACGTTGATGACCCGGGTGGCGCCGACGCGCTCCAGGATCTGGGCGTGCAACGCCGAGGCGGCGCGCGCCACGATGTGGGGCACCCCGAGGCGCTTCAGGATCGCGGTGGTCAGGATCGAGTGCTCCAGGTTGCCCCCGGTGCTCACGATGGCCGCATCCACGTCCTCCAGCCCGGCGGCGCGCATGGCGTCCTCGTCGGTCGAATCGAGGCAGACCGCCTGCGCCACCTGGTCCTTGATCTCCTCGACCTTGCGGATGTCCTCGTCGACCACCAGGACCTGTCCCCCCTTGTCGGCCAGCGTGAGGGCGATCTTGGTGCCGAACTTTCCCAGCCCGATCACGGCGAACTGCTTCATGCGGTCTCCCGGTGGCTCATCCGACGAGGATCCTGGCCTCGGGGAGGCGGAACGAGGCCCGGCGCGTCTTCTCGCCCACGGCGAGGGCCAGGGCGAGCGGTCCGAGCCTCCCGGCCACCATCAGCAGGATGAGGATCAGCTTGCCGGCTCCGGTCAGGGTCGGCGTCACTCCCAACGAGAGCCCCACGTTGGCGAACGCCGAGACGGTCTCGAACAGCAGTCCCACGAACGAGCCGCCCTCGCTGACCAGCAGGAGCGCGAAGCCCACCGTCACGGCGAGCAGGGAGATGGTGGTGATGGCTATCGACTTGTACACCGCTTCCTTCGGGATCCTCCGGCCGAAGACCTCCACGTCGTCGCGCCCCAGGAGCATGGAGCGCACCGCCAGCACGAGAATGGCGGCGGTGGTCACCTTGATTCCCCCCGCCGCGGAAGAGGGGCAGCCACCGATGAACATCCAGAGGACCATCAGCCAGATCGTCACGTTCTGGAACATCGCGGGATCCAGAGTGCGCAGGCCCGCGGTCCGCAGCGATGCGGACTGGAAGGTGGAAGCAAGCACCTTCTCCTTGAGGCTCAGCGTGGCGAGCGCCCCGTCGAACTCGAAGAAGAAGATGAACAGCGCCCCCGCCACCAGAAGGATCAGCGTGGCGGTGAGCGCCAGCCGGGCGTGGACGGTAGCCCGACGGCGCTCTTTCCAGCGCAGGCGGAGCGTCCCGGCGTTGAAGAAAGCGGCCAGCACGGTGAACCCCAACCCTCCCATCACCATGAGCGGAATCAGGATCAGGTTGATGGTCACGCTGCCGCGATATCCTTCCAGGCTGTCGGGGAGCAGCGAGAAGCCGGCGTTGCAGAAGGCGGCGACGGCATGGAAGATGCTCGCGAAGATCGCTTCCGTCTCGGAGACGAAATCCTTCCGCCAGCGCAGGTAGAGCAGGACGGCGCCGGCCGCTTCGATCAGCAGGGCCGCCCGCACGATGTTGAAGACCACCGAGGTCATGTGCTGCAGCGACGGCCCTTCCACCAGCAGCTCCATCATCGCCCGCGTCCGCAGTCCGAGCTTGCGCTGGAAGATGAGGGCGATCGAGGTGGACAGCGTCATGATCCCCAGGCCGCCGACCTGGATCAGCGCCAGGATCACCGACTTGCCGAACAGAGTGTAGGTGCTGCCGGTGTCCAGCACGGCCAGCCCCGTGACGCAGACCGCGGAGGTGGCGGTGAACAAGGCGTCGATCGGCGCGGCTCCATGCCCGTCGCGCGTCGCGGCCGGAATGGTCAGGAGGAAGGCCCCCGCCACGATGAGTCCCAGGAAGCTCAGCCCCAGCTGCTGGGTCGGGCGCAGCTGCAGCGCCAGCGGCAGCTGCTGGAACCAGCGGGTCCTCGACACCAGACGGTAGACGACGAACACTTCCCGTGCAATGACCAGGCCGCCGCTCATCGCCGCCTGCCCGTGGAACAGGAAGTAGAAGGCGCCCGGAGCCAGGATCAGATCGGGGATGTGGCTCTTGAGCCAGGGACCTCGATCGGGCTCGAAGACAAGGTTCAGCGCCATGTCGGCCAGGAAGAGGATCGTCAGCGTGTTCAGGAGGATCGTCTGGGCGGATTGGAACCAGGGCGGGGCGGGGAGACCGTACCCGTGGGTCAGGACGAGGCAGATCAGCGCCAGGAGCGCCAGCCCCAGGACAGGATAGCGAAGCCGGTTCTGCAGCGGGATCCGTTCGCGCGTCTCCACGGTTTGGGCCGGCGTCTTTCCGCGAAGGAGTCTCGTGAAACTCGAACTTTCCTGTCGATGAGCGGCCTCTTATACCACAAGGCCCTGAATCGATCCATTCCTCGGGAATTCGTCCGGCGGCGGAAGCAGGGCCCTGGCAGCACCGCGATGCGGCCACTATAATCGTCGCGCGCGCAAGACCTTACGCAACCGCTGGCAGATAGCTCCCCTGTCATCGCGCGGGGGGCCCGACGGAGCCGAGGTGGCCTCCCGAGCCCGAATCTTTCGCCGCATCGCCTACACCCTGCTGCTGCTCGTCACGGCGGCCATCCTTTTCGCCGTCCTGACACCGTGGCCCAGCCGCTACGTCCACGCCAAGGTCCTGGAGTACGTCTCGGACCTGAGCGGCGGGACCGTGACGATCGGCTCGCTCGAGGTACGCCTCTTCCCGCCCCGTCTCATTCTCAGGGATGTCAGGATCGAGACCCGCGAGGCGGGTGGCGTCGAGTGGAAATTCGCCTGCAAGGAAGCGGATCTATTGCTCCCGTATGCGGCCTATCGCGGCAGGCTGCGACGTATCGAGTCGGTGGATCTGCTGGAGCCGAATCTCGATTACCGCCGTCATGGCGTCGCGCCCGTGGCCCCCGGGGAGCCCTCCACGCAGCCCTTCCTCCCGATCAGCTTCGGCAGGATCCGCCTGCAGAACGGCGGATTGAGCGTGACGGATGACCCGAGCGGCCTGTCGGGGCGGCTCGAGGGGGTCAACGGCAGCGCCGCCTCGACCGGTTTCCTGTCGAGCACCCTGGAAGGAAGCCTGGAGCCGGCCACCCTGTACATGCGGGTCGACGAGCACGACTTGAGCGGCAAGCTGGCGGGCGCAATCCGGATCGCCGGCAGGGAGGTGCGGGTTTCCGATTTGAATGCGAGCCTGGAGGGGGGCTTCGCCGCTACCGGATCGATCGGGCTCGATTACAGCGGCGCTACGCCCGCGATCTCGGCCGACGTCCGGGGCAGTCTCGAGCCCCGCGCGACGCCCCGGCCCGTCCTGCGCGATCTGAGCGGCGACGCGCACATCCAGGCCCGCGGCCTGCTCAAGGAGGATGGCCCCTACCTGCGAGGGACCCTGACCTCCGGCAGCCTGACCTACGCGGGCCTCACGCTCAGCAAGGTCACGAGCGCCGCCGAGTACGCTCCCGATCGCCTGGAGCTGAGCCAGGTGCAGGCGGAGGTCTTCGACGGCGGCCATGTCGCAGGCGAGACCGAGCTGGTATGGAACGAGCCGGAAAAGCTCCCCGACCTCTCGGCGACTATCGAGGTCGAGGAAGCCTCCGTATCGAAGGTCCTGGCCTGGACTGGGCAGGAATGGATTCCGGTTACGGGCCGCGTCCGGCATCGCGGCACCTACCGGCTCCAGGAGCTGGACCCGGCGAGCCTCGAGGCGGAGGGGGAGGTCTCGCTGGTGGGCACTCTTCAGGCCGGAGGGCGCGAGCCAGTCCGGGGGACCTCCCGATTCAAGGTAAGCCATGGCCTCCTATACCTGCAGCCGGCGGTGGCTACGACGCCCACCCTCAAGGCGACCTATCGCGGAACCCTACCTGTTAATGGGAAGGGTGCCGGGGCAGGCTCCCTCGACCTGGAAGCGTCAAAGCTGGAGCGTCTCTCCTTCCTCTTGGAAAAGGTCCCGGACGCTCTGCGCGCGCCGGCCCAGTCGATCGTGCGCGAATCGCCCGAAGCGCGAGCGGCCTACCAGGGAGAGGTGCGATGGCAGGGGACCGCGCCCCATTTTTCCGGGAGCGTCAGCGCAGGGCCCCTCTTCTTTCAAAGCGTCTCCCTGGGACAACTTACGACCCGGATCGAGGCCGATGCCGACTCGGTGGCCTGGGAGGAGCTGGTGCTCTCGGAAGGGATCGTGACCGCAAATCTATCGGGAAGCTGGCGCAGCGGCGGAGCGATCCGGGTGATGGGCTCGGTAGGAAATCTCCCCTCGGATTGGATCCAGCAATGGGCAGGCCTGGACTACCCGGTGGCAGGCAACGTCACCGCTGAGGGGGATGTGGCTGGCACCGTCTCACATCCGGAGGGCGAGGTCACCTGGAGGATGGATGAGCCGATGCTCGCCAGCATTCCGTTCAACCGCGCCGAAGGCCGTCTCGTCCTGAAGGGCGAGGCGATCGAGCTGGCCGAGCTCCGGGTCCTCCGCGGGGACGGAGTGCTCAGCGCCCAGGGGTCGATCGGCCTGGACGGCGGACCGCTCGATCTCCAGGCGGAGGGGAAGGATCTGGACCTGCGCTGGATCTACGAGGCCGGACTGGTCCCGGTGGAAATCTCCGGACCGGTGCAGGCTCACGCCACGCTCAAAGGGACCATGGCGCGCTGGGAGCTGGCGGCCGTGGCAAGCACCCCCGGGGTCTTCGTCCGCGGCATCGAGACGGGGGCGGTCGAGGCGCGCTTCACCGCGGATCCGGCGATGGGTGCTTTGACGGTCGTCCCTGAGGTGAAGGGGATGAACTTCACCGGCCGGATCCTCTGGGACAAGCGCATGAGCTTCGACGGGGATCTCCTGCTGGAAGATTTCGTCCTGCCGCTCACCCATTTGGGTGAGGAAGTCCTGGTAAGCGACTCGGATCTGACGCTCAGCGGCGGGGTGCGGGTGGAAGGGTTTCTCAAAGGTCCTGCGCGCTTCGACGCCTCCGGCAACCTGGTGAAGATCCGGGCGCGCTTCGGCTCGATCCTCCTCGATTCGCAGGTGCCGACCTTCTTCCGCTGGAGCTCCCCCAGGCTGGAGCTGACGCCGGTGCGCCTGGCCGGATCGGGAAGCGACATCAAGCTGGTCGGGGTGGCCGAGCCGGAGCTGGGGACCTACCACTTCAGTGCCGACGGCACGGTGGCGCTTGCCGCGCTGGCTTCCTTCTTCCCGGGGCTGCAGGCAGGGGGTGATGGCACGATCCAGGCCTCCTTCGACATGACCCCGGAGGCCAGCCTGCTGACCGGATGGGCCAGCGTCAGCGGCGGCAAGCTGCGCGGTGCGGGGCTGCCTCTGGCGATCACCGAGCTCGATGGGAAGGTGGTCCTCGACCAGCACAACCTCTTCCACCTGGAGGACGTGCGGTTCCTGGCCGGCGGCGGGACGGTCGAGCTGGAAGGGGGAGGAAAGCTGCGGGGTATCGTCCTCGATTCGATGCAGCTCACTCTGAAAGGACGGGACGTGAAGCTCGAGTACCCCGACGGCTTTCGGGGCCGCTATGACATGCAGCTGGCCCTCGATTACGGCCAGGCGGGA
Coding sequences within:
- a CDS encoding caspase family protein, with product MSRKALCVGINNYPGTANDLSGCVNDAKDWAAALKTRGYDITMLLDDKATRANMVSELTKLVTGGAKGDSLVFTYSGHGSWIPDDDGDDADGRDEMLCPYDISQNHYLLDDDLADIFAKKADGVRLHFISDSCHSGTVSRFAPLGPEFANQPKARFLPPETFLKSKDEIHAARRVALIGHSTRQKYPALLAAACQDVQFSYDANFGGRPNGAFTYWALKELDKKPETPMQWMHGIRTHLPTGVYPQNPRLYGSTAVKRGPMF
- a CDS encoding HAMP domain-containing protein, producing MPVTGLSLFYLNGILDDVQSITEIDAQIVETTRSIAARLDEVAENEVAYVLLRDESYLEQSRRAMDEIAQTPLEGLPHLGGQDTGYGAVRDLAAEYNLTLTRLADLYAGPAAGPEAIPELEQNLARIADRLRALKERSVSERDPQARRHVLELMRHTTTSLAETLVETAQERDPDRARILQDLIRIRERIGAIAHDIEERAAAHVEEHRGHVDVLSNRARRNLLTTILLTGIVCISLVLYLPSRVVRSLRRITHVLQQAERGDLDVATLETGRDEVGSLAVHLNRVLRHLRTFDELKSERMLRAEQRLETLVENLETGIVLVDDQMHPSFVSDQARDLLGSPPEGADDARIAGLLVEEDFSELLKAALSAQARQDPRVVDLDMGGSETRRLRIWADPILTATGEVREILLLVRGTGK
- a CDS encoding DUF47 family protein, with translation MGITGETGGEFIQTFQALAENASAAAAMLVRVTEEPISGQTASRPRSAGLALPAQERSGHPAATGLDLVHDWDLRQLVATIDGIIDQAHGIADKAIFFGLQDRVHGASELAQILRQQTLEIQTAIRAIGQSQRVRELCVAVHRLEVEADRVFQEAMRRLFRQEPDPIRLLKAREILESIHRATDACEDAAQILETLALR
- a CDS encoding TrkA family potassium uptake protein; translation: MKQFAVIGLGKFGTKIALTLADKGGQVLVVDEDIRKVEEIKDQVAQAVCLDSTDEDAMRAAGLEDVDAAIVSTGGNLEHSILTTAILKRLGVPHIVARAASALHAQILERVGATRVINVEEQMGEQVARSIIAPAIQEQFALATGHSLAEVVPRPEFIGQTIGKLNFRQAYGVNIIAIQKRIPFVTPEGKNAYQIQINDLPKPTDVLEEDDVLVVVGSDENIERLARGEAS
- a CDS encoding potassium transporter TrkG, which codes for METRERIPLQNRLRYPVLGLALLALICLVLTHGYGLPAPPWFQSAQTILLNTLTILFLADMALNLVFEPDRGPWLKSHIPDLILAPGAFYFLFHGQAAMSGGLVIAREVFVVYRLVSRTRWFQQLPLALQLRPTQQLGLSFLGLIVAGAFLLTIPAATRDGHGAAPIDALFTATSAVCVTGLAVLDTGSTYTLFGKSVILALIQVGGLGIMTLSTSIALIFQRKLGLRTRAMMELLVEGPSLQHMTSVVFNIVRAALLIEAAGAVLLYLRWRKDFVSETEAIFASIFHAVAAFCNAGFSLLPDSLEGYRGSVTINLILIPLMVMGGLGFTVLAAFFNAGTLRLRWKERRRATVHARLALTATLILLVAGALFIFFFEFDGALATLSLKEKVLASTFQSASLRTAGLRTLDPAMFQNVTIWLMVLWMFIGGCPSSAAGGIKVTTAAILVLAVRSMLLGRDDVEVFGRRIPKEAVYKSIAITTISLLAVTVGFALLLVSEGGSFVGLLFETVSAFANVGLSLGVTPTLTGAGKLILILLMVAGRLGPLALALAVGEKTRRASFRLPEARILVG